A genome region from Hippopotamus amphibius kiboko isolate mHipAmp2 chromosome 1, mHipAmp2.hap2, whole genome shotgun sequence includes the following:
- the EMB gene encoding embigin isoform X2 — MMAKYSNLSLESHNISLNEHSNMPVEKNITLERSSNVELTCQFTTSGDLNSVNVTWKKGDELLEKNFYLINVTGNTLYTQYKFTIVNSKQMGSYSCFFEEKKEQRGTFNFKVPELHEKNKPLITYVGDSVVLMCKCQDCLPLNWTWYRSNGSLQVPVGVAVSDKYVIDGKNANETRLKIMQLSEEDQGSYWCHAIFQLGESEERIELVVLSYWVPLKAFLGIAAEVVLLVAVILLFEMYTQKKKKPSDDGKEFEQMEQLKSDDSNGIENNAPRHRKNESVGQ, encoded by the exons ATGATGGCAAAATACTCTAACCTTTCCTTGGAGAGTCATAACATATCACTGAATG AACATTCCAACATGCcggtagaaaaaaatataactttagAAAGATCTTCTAATGTAGAACTCACATGCCAGTTCACAACATCTGGAGATTTGAATTCAGTAAACGTGACTTGGAAAAAAGGTGATGAACTACTTGAGAAGAATTTTTATCTCATCAACGTAACAGGGAACACCCTGTATACCCAATACAA GTTCACCATCGTTAATAGCAAACAAATGGGAAGttattcttgtttctttgaagagaaaaaggaacaaagaggcACATTTAATTTCAAAG tCCCTGAACTTCATGAAAAGAACAAACCATTGATCACTTATGTGGGGGATTCAGTTGTCTTGATGTGTAAATGTCAAGATTGTTTGCCTTTAAATTGGACCTGGTACCGTAGTAATGGGAGTTTACAG GTTCCTGTTGGTGTTGCAGTGAGCGATAAGTATGTCATCGatggaaaaaatgcaaatgaaacaaGGCTCAAGATAATGCAGCTTTCAGAGGAAGATCAAGGATCTTACTGGTGCCATGCAATATTCCAGTTGGGCGAGAGTGAAGAACGCATTGAACTTGTCGTGCTGAGTTACTGGGTGCCCCTCAAAGCATTTCTTGGAATAGCTGCTGAGGTGGTTCTTTTAGTGGCTGTTATTCTGCTTTTTGAAATGTacacccaaaagaaaaagaagccctcAG ATGATGGGAAAGAATTTGAACAAATGGAACAGCt GAAATCCGATGACAGCAATGGTATCGAAAATAATGCCCCCAGGCACAGAAAAAAT GAATCTGTGGGCCAATGA
- the EMB gene encoding embigin isoform X3, producing MTGFVIHLLPPGWLHHEHSNMPVEKNITLERSSNVELTCQFTTSGDLNSVNVTWKKGDELLEKNFYLINVTGNTLYTQYKFTIVNSKQMGSYSCFFEEKKEQRGTFNFKVPELHEKNKPLITYVGDSVVLMCKCQDCLPLNWTWYRSNGSLQVPVGVAVSDKYVIDGKNANETRLKIMQLSEEDQGSYWCHAIFQLGESEERIELVVLSYWVPLKAFLGIAAEVVLLVAVILLFEMYTQKKKKPSDDGKEFEQMEQLKSDDSNGIENNAPRHRKNESVGQ from the exons ATGACTGGATTCGTGATTCACTTGCTGCCTCCTGGGTGGCTGCATCACG AACATTCCAACATGCcggtagaaaaaaatataactttagAAAGATCTTCTAATGTAGAACTCACATGCCAGTTCACAACATCTGGAGATTTGAATTCAGTAAACGTGACTTGGAAAAAAGGTGATGAACTACTTGAGAAGAATTTTTATCTCATCAACGTAACAGGGAACACCCTGTATACCCAATACAA GTTCACCATCGTTAATAGCAAACAAATGGGAAGttattcttgtttctttgaagagaaaaaggaacaaagaggcACATTTAATTTCAAAG tCCCTGAACTTCATGAAAAGAACAAACCATTGATCACTTATGTGGGGGATTCAGTTGTCTTGATGTGTAAATGTCAAGATTGTTTGCCTTTAAATTGGACCTGGTACCGTAGTAATGGGAGTTTACAG GTTCCTGTTGGTGTTGCAGTGAGCGATAAGTATGTCATCGatggaaaaaatgcaaatgaaacaaGGCTCAAGATAATGCAGCTTTCAGAGGAAGATCAAGGATCTTACTGGTGCCATGCAATATTCCAGTTGGGCGAGAGTGAAGAACGCATTGAACTTGTCGTGCTGAGTTACTGGGTGCCCCTCAAAGCATTTCTTGGAATAGCTGCTGAGGTGGTTCTTTTAGTGGCTGTTATTCTGCTTTTTGAAATGTacacccaaaagaaaaagaagccctcAG ATGATGGGAAAGAATTTGAACAAATGGAACAGCt GAAATCCGATGACAGCAATGGTATCGAAAATAATGCCCCCAGGCACAGAAAAAAT GAATCTGTGGGCCAATGA